In Deltaproteobacteria bacterium, the following are encoded in one genomic region:
- a CDS encoding TRAP transporter large permease, which translates to MEWWAVLSFFILGLIILLATGFPIAFGFLMIDILGILIFMGPMGLHQVTLQIFSSLSTFTLTPIPLFILMGELMFHSGIANNTIDVIDKWLGRLPGRLSLLAAGAGVLFAALSGSTLANTAMLGTVLLPEMRRRGYKTSMAVGPIIGVGGLAMLIPPSSLAVVLASIGHISVGKILVGGVIPGLLLGGLIASYIIIRCWLNPSLAPRYDVEAASFFEKVAATVKYVIPLGFIIFMVLGLMLLGVATPTEAAASGALATILVTLVYGRLTWRMLKASIMGTLEISVMVFMIIAASNSFSSILAYTGATQGLLGLVEGLHVPPLVILIGMQVIIFVMGTFMETISIMMICMPIFMPIVKMLGFDPVWFGVLMLINFETGFITPPFGMLLFVMKGVAPADINIKEICYAAVPFILCEIAAMTMIIAWPDLVLWLPGLLGR; encoded by the coding sequence ATGGAGTGGTGGGCCGTTCTAAGCTTCTTCATCCTGGGGCTGATAATCCTGCTCGCCACCGGGTTCCCAATCGCCTTCGGCTTCCTGATGATCGATATACTGGGGATCCTGATTTTCATGGGCCCCATGGGGCTCCACCAGGTTACCCTCCAGATCTTCTCCTCACTTTCCACCTTCACCCTGACCCCGATTCCCCTGTTCATCCTCATGGGTGAACTGATGTTCCACTCGGGCATCGCCAATAATACAATAGATGTCATCGACAAGTGGCTGGGCCGCCTTCCCGGGCGCTTAAGCCTGCTGGCCGCAGGCGCCGGCGTGCTCTTCGCCGCCCTGAGTGGTTCGACCCTGGCCAACACCGCGATGCTGGGAACCGTGCTGCTCCCTGAAATGCGGCGGAGGGGATACAAGACTTCCATGGCCGTCGGCCCCATCATCGGGGTCGGGGGATTGGCCATGCTCATTCCGCCATCCTCTCTTGCGGTAGTATTGGCGAGCATCGGGCATATATCGGTGGGGAAGATTCTGGTGGGCGGTGTCATCCCCGGGCTTCTCCTGGGAGGGCTGATCGCCTCTTACATCATCATTCGGTGCTGGTTGAATCCCTCTCTGGCCCCCCGTTACGATGTCGAGGCCGCGTCCTTTTTCGAAAAGGTTGCGGCAACCGTCAAGTATGTGATCCCGCTCGGATTCATCATCTTCATGGTCCTGGGGCTCATGTTGCTGGGGGTGGCGACTCCGACGGAGGCGGCCGCTTCGGGGGCCCTGGCCACGATCCTGGTCACTCTTGTTTACGGGAGATTGACCTGGAGGATGCTCAAGGCCTCCATTATGGGGACCCTGGAAATCTCGGTCATGGTGTTCATGATCATCGCCGCCTCCAACTCCTTCAGCAGCATTCTGGCCTATACGGGAGCGACCCAGGGGCTCCTTGGGCTGGTGGAGGGGCTCCATGTGCCGCCCCTGGTGATTTTAATCGGGATGCAGGTCATAATATTCGTGATGGGGACATTTATGGAGACCATCTCCATCATGATGATCTGCATGCCCATCTTCATGCCCATCGTTAAGATGCTGGGATTCGACCCCGTTTGGTTCGGTGTCCTGATGCTTATCAATTTCGAGACCGGATTCATTACGCCCCCCTTTGGGATGCTGCTTTTCGTCATGAAGGGGGTAGCCCCGGCGGATATCAACATCAAGGAAATCTGTTATGCGGCGGTACCCTTCATCCTGTGCGAAATAGCCGCCATGACCATGATCATCGCCTGGCCCGATTTGGTCCTCTGGTTGCCCGGGCTCCTCGGCCGCTGA
- the porA gene encoding pyruvate ferredoxin oxidoreductase, which produces MRKFQTGNHAVAEAVRLCRTQMVAAYPITPQTPIYERLSEWEATGELGGVMMRTESEHSAMAACLAASLAGVRTFTATSSQGLALMHEMLHFASGCRAPVVMVNVNRTLAGPWAFWSDQTDSLAQRDTGWIQIYCENNQEALDSVIQAFRIAEKVLLPCMVVIEGHFISHFMEPVEVPEQGLVDRFLPPVDIPRRFDPDKPGYAVPTVTQKQFMEYRRLGQEAMEYALEVVEEVDREFVEVFGRGYGLIEAEGIDGADLVLVTTATVTSTARVALARLREKGYRIGLLKIRVFRPFPARVLRDVLDRVSRIAVIERNISLGREGIFCSELKAALINSPFPHQVQGYVAGIGGSNVDPELIERVVMDALERKEATDGPIWMAEGE; this is translated from the coding sequence ATGAGGAAATTTCAGACCGGAAACCATGCAGTTGCTGAGGCTGTCCGTCTCTGCCGGACCCAGATGGTGGCCGCCTATCCCATTACCCCTCAGACGCCGATCTACGAGAGGCTTTCAGAATGGGAGGCAACAGGGGAATTAGGGGGAGTCATGATGCGAACCGAATCCGAGCACTCCGCAATGGCGGCCTGTTTGGCAGCCTCCCTTGCGGGCGTCCGGACCTTTACGGCCACTTCCTCCCAGGGGCTGGCCCTGATGCACGAGATGCTCCATTTCGCCTCTGGGTGCAGGGCCCCGGTGGTGATGGTCAACGTGAACAGAACCCTTGCCGGTCCATGGGCCTTTTGGAGCGATCAGACCGACAGCCTCGCCCAGAGGGACACCGGCTGGATACAGATCTACTGCGAGAATAATCAGGAGGCCCTTGACTCGGTCATCCAGGCCTTCCGGATTGCTGAAAAAGTTCTTCTTCCATGTATGGTGGTGATCGAGGGGCATTTCATTTCCCATTTCATGGAGCCTGTGGAGGTGCCGGAGCAAGGACTCGTTGACCGCTTCCTGCCCCCCGTGGACATCCCCAGGCGTTTTGACCCGGACAAGCCCGGATACGCGGTCCCGACGGTCACCCAGAAACAGTTCATGGAATACCGCCGCCTTGGCCAGGAAGCCATGGAGTATGCCCTGGAGGTTGTTGAGGAGGTTGACCGGGAATTCGTCGAGGTCTTCGGGCGGGGTTACGGCCTTATCGAGGCGGAGGGAATCGATGGCGCCGACCTGGTGCTGGTCACAACGGCGACCGTCACTTCAACGGCCCGGGTTGCCCTGGCACGCCTCAGGGAGAAAGGCTATAGGATCGGTCTCCTGAAAATCCGGGTCTTCAGACCCTTTCCTGCCCGGGTTTTGAGAGACGTTCTCGACCGGGTTTCGCGGATAGCTGTGATAGAGAGGAATATCTCCCTTGGGCGGGAAGGGATCTTTTGCTCCGAGTTGAAGGCGGCGCTTATTAACAGCCCGTTTCCTCATCAGGTCCAGGGATACGTGGCAGGGATAGGAGGTTCCAACGTGGACCCGGAATTGATCGAGCGGGTGGTCATGGATGCCCTGGAGCGGAAGGAGGCCACGGACGGGCCGATCTGGATGGCGGAGGGGGAGTAA
- a CDS encoding pyruvate synthase subunit beta, which produces MEAQEIMRPEEVMRSGHSACPGCGVAMGMRMVLRALGRPAVVVVVPSCSAVISGPFPYATLDVPMFHSAFEIAAPTAAGISRALEIQGRGDIPVLAFAGDGGTFDIGLQSLSGAADRNENFIYVCLDNEAYMNTGIQVSSATPRFAWTGTSPRGNTRRKKQIMEIMAAHRIPYAATASIGFPEDLAAKVQKAREIRGTRFIHLLSPCPTGWKTAEHLSPRVARAAVETNVFPLYEILDGIHYTLNYQSRGLPVETYLGLQGRFKHLGAEELRAIQHETDRAWEELRRRSEKQTC; this is translated from the coding sequence ATGGAAGCGCAAGAAATCATGCGTCCGGAAGAGGTCATGCGGTCCGGTCATTCGGCCTGTCCGGGGTGCGGTGTGGCCATGGGTATGCGTATGGTACTCCGGGCCCTGGGCCGACCGGCGGTCGTGGTGGTAGTCCCTTCCTGCAGCGCCGTGATTTCCGGGCCCTTTCCTTATGCCACGCTGGACGTGCCCATGTTCCATTCGGCCTTTGAGATTGCGGCCCCAACGGCGGCGGGCATTTCCAGGGCCCTGGAGATCCAGGGTCGGGGAGACATCCCCGTGCTTGCCTTTGCGGGGGATGGCGGCACCTTTGATATCGGGCTCCAGTCCCTCTCCGGAGCCGCGGATCGAAACGAGAACTTCATCTATGTGTGCTTGGACAACGAGGCTTACATGAACACGGGCATTCAGGTAAGCTCGGCCACCCCCCGGTTCGCCTGGACCGGGACATCACCCAGAGGGAATACCCGGAGGAAGAAGCAGATCATGGAGATCATGGCCGCCCACCGCATACCCTATGCTGCGACTGCCTCCATCGGTTTCCCTGAGGATCTCGCAGCGAAGGTGCAAAAGGCCAGGGAGATCCGTGGCACGAGGTTTATCCACCTACTCTCACCTTGCCCGACGGGGTGGAAAACGGCCGAGCATCTCTCTCCCCGCGTGGCCCGCGCCGCAGTGGAAACAAACGTGTTTCCCCTTTATGAGATCCTGGATGGAATCCACTATACCCTCAACTACCAGTCCAGAGGGCTCCCCGTCGAGACCTACCTGGGCCTCCAGGGCCGCTTCAAGCACCTGGGAGCAGAAGAACTCCGGGCCATCCAGCATGAGACGGACCGGGCCTGGGAAGAACTCAGGCGACGTTCAGAAAAACAGACTTGTTGA
- the tilS gene encoding tRNA lysidine(34) synthetase TilS → MVRRENEILAKVRNTISRHGMLEAGDRVIVGVSGGADSVCLLDILWHLRDEFEIELIVAHFDHGLRPHEDEGETRFVRKLASSMNLPFETARWLNRAKGRSTSEEKAREARYLYLEEVARKNKAQKIAVAHTLDDQAETVLMRLLRGSGATGLSGIPPCRDGRIVRPLLETARNEILAYLERRGLSYMTDSSNLEANYLRNRIRLQVMPLLRRLQPRLIERLGETAQLLREEDQFMDSLAREWVEREGMREAEREVSLPVSTFNSLSPALKRRVTRLITGEVKGNLLRIGRTHVQAVCRLASSQAPQGAVHLPGEMRVKKRYDRLIFTTAREEAPPSFHITIPGPGIFTLPEIPLTFDLVEMDREEAPAFPSSRDTALLDASRIRYPLVVRNPRPGDRFVPLGMKGHRKIKDFFIDLKVPSTVRSRTPLLCCGDIPVWVCGYRIDDRFKITPHTRRILMVTIRH, encoded by the coding sequence ATGGTGAGGAGAGAAAACGAAATCCTCGCAAAAGTAAGGAACACCATTTCCCGGCACGGGATGCTGGAGGCCGGGGACCGTGTGATCGTTGGCGTTTCCGGGGGGGCCGATTCGGTCTGTCTCCTCGATATCCTGTGGCACCTCCGGGACGAATTCGAAATTGAACTGATCGTCGCCCATTTCGACCACGGGTTGCGGCCCCACGAAGACGAGGGAGAGACCCGGTTCGTTCGAAAACTGGCCTCTTCCATGAATCTTCCCTTTGAGACGGCCCGCTGGTTGAACAGGGCCAAGGGGCGGTCCACCTCCGAAGAAAAGGCCAGGGAAGCTCGATATCTGTATCTTGAGGAGGTGGCCAGAAAAAATAAGGCCCAGAAGATCGCCGTTGCTCACACCCTTGACGACCAGGCCGAAACCGTGCTGATGAGACTCTTGAGAGGAAGTGGGGCCACCGGGCTTTCAGGAATTCCTCCCTGCAGGGATGGCCGGATCGTAAGGCCTCTTTTGGAGACGGCCCGCAATGAAATCCTCGCGTACCTGGAAAGACGCGGCCTCTCCTATATGACGGACAGCTCCAACCTGGAGGCGAATTACCTCCGAAACCGGATCCGGCTCCAGGTGATGCCCTTACTGCGCAGGTTACAGCCGCGCCTGATCGAGCGCCTCGGAGAAACGGCCCAACTGCTACGGGAAGAAGATCAATTCATGGACTCCCTGGCAAGGGAATGGGTCGAGCGGGAGGGGATGCGGGAAGCGGAAAGGGAAGTTTCATTGCCGGTTTCCACCTTCAATTCCCTCTCCCCCGCCCTTAAAAGGCGGGTAACCAGGCTCATTACAGGGGAAGTGAAAGGGAATCTATTGAGGATCGGCCGGACACATGTACAGGCCGTTTGCCGCCTGGCCTCATCCCAGGCTCCCCAAGGGGCGGTTCATCTCCCCGGGGAGATGAGGGTCAAAAAGCGATACGACCGCCTGATTTTCACCACGGCCCGAGAAGAGGCACCTCCGTCCTTCCATATCACCATTCCCGGTCCCGGGATCTTCACCCTGCCTGAAATCCCTTTGACTTTTGACCTGGTCGAGATGGACAGGGAGGAAGCCCCGGCCTTTCCCTCCTCACGTGATACGGCCCTCCTGGATGCCTCCAGAATCCGATATCCGCTCGTAGTCAGGAATCCCAGGCCCGGCGACCGGTTCGTTCCCCTGGGGATGAAGGGACATCGAAAGATCAAAGACTTCTTCATTGACCTTAAGGTCCCCTCCACAGTCCGTTCCCGCACTCCACTCCTCTGCTGCGGAGATATTCCGGTATGGGTCTGCGGTTACAGGATCGACGACCGGTTCAAGATCACTCCACACACCCGAAGAATCCTGATGGTAACCATCCGGCACTGA
- a CDS encoding TRAP transporter small permease produces the protein MVGKILDRILATMAVMAGLLLLFLAFSIGYSIFARLVGIRSPLWTVQFNEYSLLWLCFLGSAWVLKRGKHVSMDIITSRLKPPAKRVFNILHGFMGVGVCSVLFWYSLVVTWNQFQRGVTDVKAVDVPKYLVLVIIPIGFLTLGLQFARNLVASFRRAETDRGTRGRSETPGPGGVEGVPEERRG, from the coding sequence TTGGTTGGAAAAATCCTGGATAGGATTTTGGCGACAATGGCGGTCATGGCCGGTCTTCTCCTCCTTTTTCTCGCCTTCTCGATCGGCTACAGCATCTTCGCACGCCTGGTTGGAATCCGAAGTCCCCTCTGGACTGTTCAGTTCAACGAGTACTCGCTTCTATGGCTGTGTTTCCTGGGATCGGCCTGGGTTCTGAAGCGCGGCAAGCACGTCTCCATGGACATCATCACGTCCCGGCTCAAACCTCCGGCGAAAAGGGTTTTCAACATCTTGCACGGTTTCATGGGTGTGGGCGTATGCTCGGTGCTCTTCTGGTACAGCCTGGTCGTGACCTGGAACCAGTTTCAACGGGGTGTGACGGATGTAAAGGCCGTGGACGTGCCTAAGTACCTCGTTCTGGTGATCATTCCCATCGGGTTCCTTACCCTGGGCCTCCAGTTCGCGAGAAATCTCGTTGCTTCTTTTCGTCGGGCGGAGACGGATAGAGGCACCAGGGGGCGATCGGAAACGCCGGGCCCGGGCGGAGTGGAAGGAGTACCAGAGGAAAGGAGAGGGTGA
- the mtnA gene encoding S-methyl-5-thioribose-1-phosphate isomerase — protein sequence MIPTIEWHKDTIRMIDQRKLPSRVQWYVCRRYWDVIRAIENMVIRGAPAIGVAAAMGLALGAASIEAKTYGSFRRRFVRIADRMVKARPTAVNLKWAVVRMSALVDRMTSRPPDEIKKALREESERILAEDIAINRKIGENGATLVPEGATILTHCNAGSLATGGYGTALGVIRAAHEAGKNIQVIADETRPWLQGLRLTAFELMEEDIPVTVIADSAAGSLMRQNKIDLVVTGADRIAANGDVANKIGTYQVAVLAKENGIPFYVAAPLSTIDPDIASGDLIPVEIRSPEEIIRIGKRNIGPMGVRAFNPAFDISPAAYVTAIITEVGVIRPPYQESIRKIFQDPAISS from the coding sequence ATGATCCCTACCATTGAGTGGCATAAAGACACGATCAGGATGATCGACCAACGCAAGTTGCCCTCACGCGTTCAATGGTACGTGTGCAGGAGATACTGGGACGTGATTCGGGCCATCGAGAATATGGTCATCCGGGGGGCCCCGGCTATCGGGGTGGCGGCAGCCATGGGCTTGGCCTTGGGGGCTGCGTCCATTGAGGCTAAAACTTACGGCTCCTTCCGGAGGCGCTTTGTACGGATAGCGGACCGTATGGTCAAGGCCCGCCCCACGGCGGTCAACCTGAAGTGGGCCGTCGTAAGGATGTCGGCCCTTGTGGACAGGATGACCTCCCGGCCCCCGGATGAGATCAAGAAGGCTCTTAGGGAGGAATCAGAGAGAATTCTTGCCGAGGATATCGCGATCAATCGAAAAATCGGTGAGAACGGGGCGACCTTGGTCCCTGAAGGGGCCACCATCCTGACCCATTGCAACGCGGGATCCCTTGCAACGGGGGGGTATGGAACGGCTTTGGGTGTCATCCGGGCGGCCCACGAGGCGGGGAAAAACATCCAGGTCATCGCCGATGAAACCAGGCCGTGGCTTCAAGGGCTCAGGCTCACGGCCTTCGAACTCATGGAAGAGGATATTCCCGTCACAGTCATCGCCGACAGTGCAGCCGGCTCCCTGATGCGCCAAAACAAAATCGACCTGGTGGTCACCGGGGCTGACCGAATCGCCGCCAACGGAGACGTGGCCAACAAGATCGGCACATACCAGGTTGCCGTATTGGCGAAGGAAAATGGGATACCCTTCTATGTCGCCGCTCCCTTGTCCACCATTGATCCCGATATCGCTTCAGGGGACTTGATTCCGGTGGAGATTAGGTCACCTGAGGAGATCATCAGGATCGGGAAGAGGAACATCGGGCCAATGGGAGTCAGGGCCTTCAATCCGGCCTTTGATATCTCACCGGCCGCCTATGTGACCGCGATCATAACCGAGGTTGGGGTGATCAGACCTCCTTACCAAGAATCCATCCGGAAAATCTTCCAGGATCCCGCAATATCATCTTGA
- the larA gene encoding nickel-dependent lactate racemase has translation MNRKSFVNYGEKRIEFTLPEGWSLISGEDRPPVKGVEDPLQEVRRSLDHPVGAPRLEDLAGPGMEVTLLFDDLQRPTPAHLVLPEIMDRLNRAGVPDERIRGVCALGTHPLLDLEQLKSKVGEAVFSRLEGRLFCHDPHAPDNVIIGRTRRGTLVEINPHVASADLAVGVGECMPHPIAGYGGGFKLIMPGVCSYRTIADHHFVWMRHHNCRVNLLEKNYFWEEIVDAGRLSTMVFKVDLVMNEKKEILRAFSGDPVEEQRAAAAFAENLYKVSIPRLADVTVISAYPLEIGVQSTKALVMAGFCTRSGGTIIWVAPQTQAGPIMPLIREMGSDETASDFHRRLLSGDIPEHLRQFGISYIMQVVYFKELAERFRVIHVTEGLSKEQVEMMKYEYAANLQEAVNRVADVMPQCDVAVFPSGGNIIPEIQ, from the coding sequence ATGAACAGGAAGTCTTTCGTGAACTATGGGGAGAAAAGGATCGAATTCACGCTCCCAGAAGGCTGGAGCCTGATTTCCGGGGAGGATCGCCCCCCTGTGAAAGGCGTAGAAGACCCCCTGCAGGAGGTCAGGCGTTCTTTGGACCACCCGGTAGGGGCCCCCAGACTCGAGGATTTGGCCGGGCCGGGGATGGAGGTAACGCTCCTCTTTGACGACCTTCAGCGTCCCACCCCCGCGCACCTTGTGCTGCCGGAAATCATGGACCGGTTGAATCGGGCCGGTGTGCCGGACGAACGGATCAGGGGTGTGTGCGCCCTTGGAACCCATCCCCTCCTCGATCTCGAACAACTGAAGAGCAAGGTGGGGGAAGCGGTCTTTTCCCGTCTCGAAGGGAGACTGTTTTGCCATGATCCCCACGCACCGGACAACGTCATCATCGGCAGGACCCGCCGGGGAACCCTCGTTGAGATTAATCCCCACGTGGCCTCCGCGGATCTTGCTGTGGGAGTAGGTGAATGCATGCCCCATCCCATCGCCGGGTATGGGGGAGGGTTCAAGCTTATCATGCCGGGGGTCTGTTCATACCGGACCATCGCGGACCACCATTTCGTTTGGATGCGCCACCACAATTGCCGGGTCAACTTGTTGGAAAAAAATTATTTCTGGGAGGAAATCGTGGATGCGGGGCGGCTTTCCACCATGGTCTTCAAGGTGGATCTGGTCATGAATGAGAAGAAGGAGATCCTCAGGGCCTTTTCCGGGGACCCGGTGGAGGAACAGAGGGCTGCCGCCGCCTTTGCGGAGAACCTCTATAAGGTGTCTATCCCGAGGCTTGCGGATGTCACCGTCATTTCGGCCTATCCCTTAGAGATCGGCGTTCAATCCACCAAGGCCCTCGTGATGGCGGGTTTCTGTACACGGTCGGGCGGCACCATCATCTGGGTCGCGCCCCAGACACAGGCCGGACCCATCATGCCCTTGATCCGGGAAATGGGAAGCGACGAGACGGCAAGTGATTTTCACCGCAGACTGCTCTCGGGGGATATCCCCGAACACCTCAGGCAGTTCGGGATCTCCTACATCATGCAGGTGGTTTACTTTAAGGAATTGGCCGAAAGGTTCCGGGTCATCCACGTCACCGAAGGCCTTAGCAAGGAACAGGTGGAGATGATGAAATACGAGTATGCCGCAAACCTTCAAGAGGCCGTAAACCGCGTGGCGGACGTGATGCCGCAATGTGATGTCGCGGTCTTCCCCTCAGGAGGCAACATCATTCCCGAGATCCAATAG
- a CDS encoding branched-chain amino acid aminotransferase, with amino-acid sequence MEIKVTPARKEQLKPKPEDDSKLGFGDIFTDHMFLMDYEAGAGWFNPRIEPYRDLAIDPAAMALHYGQEIFEGLKAYCGRDGGLYLFRPEENIKRMNRSARRICMPELDVDLVMEGMKRLVLLDRDWVPRSRGTSLYIRPTMLATEPHLGVRPSNNYLFYIILGPVGAYYKEGLNPVKIYVEDRYVRAVVGGVGESKTAGNYAASLLAAEEAKEKGFTQVLWLDGAHHRYVEEVGTMNMFFVIDDEVITAPLTGSILPGITRDSVIHMARDWGMKVSERSLAIEEVVEAATSGRLKEAFGTGTAAVISPVGQITYKGEDYLVAGGKMGEISQRLYDEIMAIQYAEKEDPYGWRVKID; translated from the coding sequence ATGGAGATCAAGGTGACCCCTGCACGGAAAGAACAATTGAAACCCAAACCCGAGGACGATTCGAAACTGGGTTTTGGTGACATCTTTACCGATCACATGTTCCTGATGGATTACGAGGCGGGAGCGGGCTGGTTCAATCCCCGCATTGAACCCTACCGGGACCTGGCCATCGATCCCGCTGCCATGGCGCTTCATTACGGCCAAGAGATCTTCGAAGGACTCAAGGCCTATTGCGGGAGGGACGGCGGATTGTATCTGTTTCGCCCCGAAGAGAATATCAAGCGGATGAACCGCTCCGCGAGGCGGATCTGCATGCCGGAACTGGATGTGGACCTGGTGATGGAAGGGATGAAGCGCCTTGTTCTGTTGGATCGGGACTGGGTCCCCAGGAGCAGGGGGACATCCCTTTACATCCGGCCCACCATGCTGGCCACTGAACCCCACTTGGGGGTTCGTCCTTCCAATAACTACCTTTTTTACATCATTCTCGGCCCCGTGGGAGCTTACTACAAGGAAGGGCTGAACCCGGTCAAGATTTACGTGGAAGACCGGTATGTTCGGGCGGTCGTCGGGGGCGTGGGGGAATCCAAGACGGCCGGGAATTACGCCGCCAGTCTCCTTGCTGCGGAAGAGGCCAAGGAGAAGGGATTCACTCAGGTGCTTTGGCTGGATGGCGCCCACCACCGGTACGTGGAAGAGGTGGGCACCATGAATATGTTTTTCGTGATCGACGATGAAGTCATCACGGCGCCCCTCACGGGAAGCATTTTGCCTGGAATCACCCGGGATTCCGTGATCCACATGGCCAGGGATTGGGGGATGAAGGTCTCGGAGCGCTCCCTTGCCATTGAAGAGGTGGTAGAGGCCGCCACGAGCGGACGTCTCAAGGAGGCCTTCGGAACGGGAACCGCCGCGGTCATTTCACCCGTGGGCCAGATCACATACAAAGGAGAGGACTACCTGGTGGCCGGCGGCAAAATGGGGGAAATCTCCCAGAGGCTTTATGATGAGATCATGGCGATCCAGTACGCAGAAAAGGAGGATCCTTACGGGTGGAGGGTGAAGATCGACTAG
- the dctP gene encoding TRAP transporter substrate-binding protein DctP translates to MDRKRLFRRFLWVCMALILVVSMASVSIAAPKKVTIKAVSAWPKTVYEVQNFLKFIEMVNQNVKKQYPGQLEIKYAGGPEVIPNREQVEAARNGLVDMVFTTDGYYVSAVPEANALSLTKIRPWEERARGVNDFLDKIHREKVNCVYLGRMGNGLPFMVYLTKSVKSADLTGLKIRCSPTHINFLKSLGAQPLVIPPPDVYTALERGVVDGFVWIAGLIDDWGWQEVTKYIINVPFYTGANVVLINKKKWDQIPQHLQKLLIETEEQAEHYTIDRAQALMKKKFEAYRKLGIQFINLPPTEAKKFSDAAYSALWNVVIKKSPENGPKLREMVSK, encoded by the coding sequence ATGGACAGAAAGCGTTTATTCAGGCGATTCCTATGGGTGTGTATGGCGCTGATTTTGGTGGTATCGATGGCATCCGTGAGTATCGCGGCCCCGAAAAAGGTGACGATCAAGGCGGTGTCCGCATGGCCCAAGACCGTTTACGAGGTTCAGAATTTTTTGAAATTTATTGAAATGGTGAATCAAAACGTCAAGAAGCAATATCCCGGACAACTTGAGATCAAGTATGCAGGCGGACCAGAAGTAATTCCCAACCGTGAACAGGTGGAGGCCGCCCGCAACGGACTGGTGGACATGGTGTTCACCACCGACGGATATTACGTTTCGGCCGTACCGGAGGCAAACGCCCTCAGCCTTACAAAGATCCGGCCATGGGAAGAGCGGGCCAGGGGAGTCAATGACTTTCTCGATAAAATCCACAGGGAAAAGGTCAATTGTGTTTACCTCGGCAGGATGGGCAACGGTCTTCCCTTCATGGTCTACCTCACCAAATCCGTCAAAAGCGCTGATCTTACCGGACTGAAGATTCGTTGCTCACCGACCCATATCAATTTCTTGAAATCCCTCGGAGCACAGCCCTTGGTCATCCCGCCGCCCGACGTTTACACTGCCCTGGAACGCGGAGTGGTCGACGGTTTTGTATGGATTGCAGGTTTGATCGACGACTGGGGATGGCAGGAGGTCACAAAGTATATCATCAACGTACCCTTTTACACCGGCGCCAACGTTGTGCTCATCAACAAGAAGAAGTGGGATCAGATCCCTCAACATCTTCAAAAGTTGTTGATCGAAACGGAAGAGCAGGCCGAGCATTATACCATTGACCGCGCCCAGGCCCTCATGAAGAAAAAATTCGAGGCCTATAGGAAACTCGGAATACAATTCATTAACTTGCCCCCCACAGAGGCGAAGAAATTTTCTGATGCAGCTTACTCCGCTCTGTGGAATGTCGTCATCAAGAAGTCTCCGGAAAACGGGCCCAAACTGAGAGAAATGGTTTCCAAGTAA
- the speD gene encoding adenosylmethionine decarboxylase — protein MYSLLDLVLIDLYDCDHDKLLDADRIREGMLKAAEVMGATVVAESFHTFKPWGVSGTVTIAESHLAVHTWPEFNFAAVTFETCGQHMDHRKAYRFLLEFFGSKNPKVTHQKRGFMKIEEGTFHYKQEAG, from the coding sequence TTGTATTCCTTGCTGGACCTTGTTCTCATTGACCTTTACGATTGTGACCACGACAAACTCCTGGATGCCGATCGCATCAGGGAGGGTATGCTCAAGGCGGCGGAAGTGATGGGGGCGACGGTAGTGGCCGAATCCTTCCACACTTTCAAGCCCTGGGGCGTAAGCGGAACGGTCACGATCGCGGAGTCGCACTTGGCCGTTCATACATGGCCCGAATTCAATTTCGCCGCCGTGACCTTCGAAACCTGCGGTCAGCACATGGATCATAGAAAGGCCTATAGATTTTTGCTCGAGTTTTTCGGATCCAAGAACCCGAAGGTCACGCATCAGAAACGGGGATTCATGAAGATCGAGGAAGGGACATTTCATTATAAGCAGGAAGCCGGTTGA